ACGACACAAGTGCTCAGGAGATACTGAGCAGAAAACCTTACGGCATAATACTTTCAGGAGGTCCAGCATCCGTTTACGAGCCTGACGCACCACTGCCTGACCAGAACATATACACTCTTGGCGTGCCTGTGCTAGGCATATGCTACGGACTTCAGGTGATGGCTCACCAGCTGGGTGGGAAGGTAGAGAGAGCCACAAAGCAAGAATACGGAAGGGCAAAGCTGACTGTAATAAAAGAAGACCCCATTTTTTATGGCATTCCCAGAGAGTTTGATGTGTGGATGAGTCATGCGGACAAGGTGATATCCCTTCCTGAAGGCTTTGAGGTGATTGCCTCTTCGGAGAATTCGCCATATGCAGTAGTAAGAAGAGGAAATCTTTATGGCTTTCAGTTTCATCCTGAGGTGGCACACACCAGCTACGGCATGGAGATATTCCGCAACTTCCTTTACAGAGTTTGTCATGCTCAAAAAAACTGGGAAGTGGGAGACCTTGTGGAAGAGAAAGTTTCAGAGATTAAAAGCACAGTAAAAGATGGTAAAGTTATCTGCGCCCTCTCGGGAGGTGTGGACTCTACAGTTGCTGCCACCCTTACTTACAAAGCTATAGGAAATAATCTTAAATGCATCTTTGTGGACCACGGACTTTTAAGAAAGGGGGAGGTGCAGGAGGTGGAAGGCTACTTTAGAAGCCTCTCCCTTCCCTTCAAGACTGTGGACGCAAAAGAGCTTTTCCTGAGCAGGCTCAGAGGGGTAGAAGACCCAGAGGAGAAGCGAAGGATAGTAGGTTACACTTTCATTGAAGTTTTTGAAGAAGAGGCTAAAAAGGTAGGTGCGGACTTTCTTCTTCAGGGAACGCTCTACCCTGATGTGGTGGAAAGTGCGGGTCTGCCCGGAGCAAAAGTCATAAAGACACACCACAATGTGGGAGGACTTCCGGAAAGGTTGGGCATCAAACTACTTGAACCCCTAAGGGAACTTTTCAAGGACGAGGTAAGACAGATAGGCAGAAGCTTGGGACTGCCGGAGGAGATGCTCAAAAGACACCCCTTCCCCGGTCCAGGACTTGCCATAAGGGTGCTGGGGCAGGTGAATGAGGAGGACCTTGACATCCTCAGGGAAGCGGACTACATATTCATAGAGGAATTAAAGAGGTGGGGACTTTATGATAAGGTGTGGCAGGC
The DNA window shown above is from Hydrogenobacter thermophilus TK-6 and carries:
- the guaA gene encoding glutamine-hydrolyzing GMP synthase, translated to MIRRPIIVLNFGSQYVQLIARRVREAGIYSEILPYDTSAQEILSRKPYGIILSGGPASVYEPDAPLPDQNIYTLGVPVLGICYGLQVMAHQLGGKVERATKQEYGRAKLTVIKEDPIFYGIPREFDVWMSHADKVISLPEGFEVIASSENSPYAVVRRGNLYGFQFHPEVAHTSYGMEIFRNFLYRVCHAQKNWEVGDLVEEKVSEIKSTVKDGKVICALSGGVDSTVAATLTYKAIGNNLKCIFVDHGLLRKGEVQEVEGYFRSLSLPFKTVDAKELFLSRLRGVEDPEEKRRIVGYTFIEVFEEEAKKVGADFLLQGTLYPDVVESAGLPGAKVIKTHHNVGGLPERLGIKLLEPLRELFKDEVRQIGRSLGLPEEMLKRHPFPGPGLAIRVLGQVNEEDLDILREADYIFIEELKRWGLYDKVWQAFAVLLPVKTVGVMGDVRTYERVVALRAVDSVDGMTADWARLPYEFLDHVMRRIINEVKGVNRVVYDVSSKPPATIEWE